A part of Myxococcus landrumus genomic DNA contains:
- a CDS encoding TonB-dependent receptor — protein sequence MHLNRVLRETGVVLAAGLLYGSAAFAQSSTMIGTVIDSQSRQPVADVVVTATSPNLQGEQMVVTDAQGNYRIPQLPPGTYTLRFEKEQYKPYARSDVQLRLNRTIRVNVELLPESLGEVVEIVGAPPTIDVGSTTTGVNVDQEFIKRIAVARPGGKSGAARSFESLAELAPGAQNDQFGVSINGATSPENGYVVDGLSTNDPAYGVNASPMSIEFVQDVNIITGGYMPEFGRSTGGVINAVTRSGSNEFHGSVFANWTPGALEGDRKVIRTEGTVISGLNELQNLGDFGATLGGPIIKDKLWFFAGFTPSFTRYQHTRTLNALQLDPVTGETVTDSSGFSVTNPIQGSDRKYFADSRTIQYMGKLTYLINQDHNVSFAINGTPTTAGGRGKLTINPQSGGLPAPQAARPGDFGLTENNANATAMGLKYAGAFMDKKVLVDANLGWFHQTASSLPVDGSKLGTTQGLAGYSRMSYDNPRRLTVFEGLPAGQEAACDPVITTDPDTGEQVVHERCPVTGYSVGGPGYMNDSKLDRYQINAKATYLLNAIGTHVLKAGVDAEFLSYDQTKAYGGGVFFAEGPAYAAAVGGGPTYNNGQPYESDFIVQDFRRYGYQASPDSAITQLTQQSKTTSTTIGGFLQDSWSIANRVTLNLGVRYDVQAMYGGDGELALILGNQWSPRLGAIVDPFANGRTKFFVNYARYYEQVPLNMLDRAFPGERRYEARRALVEPGESGGCDPSRRESQETDCRNPNYVVNLPEGSRNPNRLYTGGKVENEPIDPDIKPQSSDEIVVGAEYELIANTRVGASYTHRNMNMVIEDMSRDDGRSYFLGNPGSGFAKEFPKPERTYDNVTVYLNRTFSDGWLAQANYTWSRLYGNYPGLFRPETAQLDPNILADFDLVSLLANRTGLLPFDRTHQIKVFGAKEFNFTNALSANLGLSYRGNSGSPINYFGAHSLYGPDESFVLPRGAGGRTPWINVIDSNVGVNYRVSKDSVLSVTLDVFNLFNFQGISNVDQTYTTRAVAPIDGGKPSDLPGNVTWQEGEERDEPFGTVDGDINPNFKKPTSYQPPRQMRIGVRYTF from the coding sequence ATGCACTTGAACCGAGTGCTCCGGGAAACCGGAGTTGTCCTGGCCGCAGGTCTGCTTTATGGATCGGCGGCTTTCGCGCAGTCGAGCACGATGATCGGTACGGTCATCGACTCACAGAGCCGGCAGCCTGTCGCTGATGTGGTAGTGACCGCAACCTCGCCCAACCTTCAGGGTGAGCAGATGGTGGTTACTGACGCTCAGGGCAACTACCGTATTCCCCAGCTTCCGCCGGGTACGTACACCCTGCGGTTCGAGAAGGAGCAGTACAAGCCCTACGCGCGTTCTGACGTCCAGCTGCGTCTGAACCGCACCATCCGCGTCAACGTCGAACTGCTCCCCGAGTCCCTCGGTGAAGTGGTCGAGATCGTCGGCGCCCCGCCGACCATCGACGTGGGCTCCACGACCACGGGCGTCAACGTGGATCAGGAGTTCATCAAGCGCATCGCGGTCGCCCGCCCGGGCGGCAAGAGCGGCGCGGCTCGCTCGTTCGAGTCCCTGGCCGAGCTGGCGCCTGGCGCCCAGAACGACCAGTTCGGTGTCTCCATCAACGGTGCGACCTCGCCTGAGAACGGCTACGTGGTGGACGGTCTGTCCACGAACGACCCGGCCTACGGCGTGAACGCCAGCCCGATGAGCATCGAGTTCGTGCAGGACGTGAACATCATCACCGGCGGTTACATGCCGGAGTTCGGTCGCTCCACGGGCGGTGTCATCAACGCGGTGACGCGGTCGGGCTCCAACGAGTTCCACGGGAGCGTCTTCGCGAACTGGACCCCCGGCGCTCTGGAAGGCGACCGCAAGGTCATCCGGACCGAAGGCACGGTCATCAGCGGCCTGAACGAGCTGCAGAACCTGGGCGACTTCGGCGCGACCCTCGGCGGTCCGATCATCAAGGACAAGCTGTGGTTCTTCGCTGGTTTCACGCCGTCCTTCACGCGCTACCAGCACACCCGCACGCTCAACGCGCTGCAGCTGGATCCGGTCACGGGTGAGACGGTCACGGACAGCTCCGGCTTCTCCGTCACCAACCCCATCCAGGGCTCGGATCGGAAGTACTTCGCTGACTCCCGTACGATTCAGTACATGGGTAAGCTGACGTACCTCATCAACCAGGACCACAACGTCTCGTTCGCCATCAACGGCACCCCGACGACGGCTGGCGGTCGTGGCAAGCTGACCATCAACCCGCAGTCGGGTGGTCTGCCTGCTCCCCAGGCGGCTCGTCCGGGCGACTTCGGCCTGACCGAGAACAACGCGAACGCCACGGCCATGGGCCTGAAGTACGCGGGCGCGTTCATGGACAAGAAGGTCCTGGTCGACGCGAACCTCGGCTGGTTCCACCAGACGGCGTCCAGCCTGCCGGTCGACGGCAGCAAGCTGGGCACCACGCAGGGCCTCGCGGGCTACTCCCGCATGTCCTACGACAACCCCCGTCGGCTGACGGTGTTCGAGGGCCTGCCCGCCGGGCAGGAGGCCGCGTGCGACCCGGTCATCACGACGGATCCGGACACGGGTGAGCAGGTCGTCCACGAGCGTTGCCCCGTGACGGGCTACTCCGTGGGTGGTCCGGGCTACATGAACGACTCGAAGCTTGATCGCTACCAGATCAACGCCAAGGCCACGTACCTGCTGAACGCCATCGGCACCCACGTGCTGAAGGCGGGCGTGGACGCGGAGTTCCTGTCCTACGACCAGACCAAGGCGTACGGCGGCGGCGTGTTCTTCGCCGAAGGCCCGGCCTACGCCGCGGCAGTGGGCGGTGGCCCGACGTACAACAACGGACAGCCCTACGAGAGCGACTTCATCGTTCAGGACTTCCGTCGCTACGGCTACCAGGCGTCCCCTGACAGCGCCATCACCCAGCTGACCCAGCAGTCGAAGACCACCAGCACCACGATCGGTGGCTTCCTGCAGGACTCCTGGTCGATTGCCAACCGCGTCACCCTGAACCTGGGTGTTCGCTACGACGTGCAGGCGATGTACGGCGGTGACGGCGAGCTGGCGCTCATCCTGGGCAACCAGTGGTCGCCTCGCCTCGGCGCCATCGTCGACCCGTTCGCCAACGGCCGCACGAAGTTCTTCGTGAACTACGCTCGCTACTACGAGCAGGTTCCGCTGAACATGCTGGACCGCGCGTTCCCGGGCGAGCGCCGCTACGAGGCGCGCCGCGCGCTCGTGGAGCCGGGTGAGTCCGGTGGCTGCGACCCGTCGCGTCGCGAGAGCCAGGAGACGGACTGCCGCAACCCGAACTACGTGGTCAACCTCCCTGAGGGCAGCCGCAACCCGAACCGCCTCTACACGGGTGGTAAGGTCGAGAACGAGCCGATCGACCCGGACATCAAGCCGCAGTCGTCCGATGAAATCGTGGTCGGTGCGGAGTACGAGCTCATCGCGAACACCCGCGTGGGCGCCAGCTACACCCACCGCAACATGAACATGGTCATCGAGGACATGAGCCGCGATGACGGCCGCTCGTACTTCCTCGGCAACCCGGGTAGCGGCTTCGCCAAGGAGTTCCCGAAGCCGGAGCGCACCTACGACAACGTCACGGTCTACCTGAACCGTACGTTCTCCGACGGCTGGCTCGCCCAGGCGAACTACACCTGGTCCCGCCTGTACGGTAACTACCCCGGTCTGTTCCGTCCGGAGACGGCCCAGCTCGACCCGAACATCCTCGCGGACTTCGACCTGGTCAGCCTCCTGGCCAACCGCACGGGTCTGCTGCCGTTCGACCGTACCCACCAGATCAAGGTGTTCGGCGCGAAGGAGTTCAACTTCACCAACGCGCTGTCCGCCAACCTGGGTCTGTCCTACCGCGGTAACTCCGGTTCGCCGATCAACTACTTCGGCGCGCACTCCCTCTACGGTCCGGACGAGTCCTTCGTCCTGCCCCGTGGCGCGGGTGGCCGGACCCCGTGGATCAACGTCATCGACTCCAACGTGGGCGTCAACTACCGCGTGAGCAAGGACAGCGTGCTGTCCGTGACCCTGGATGTCTTCAACCTCTTCAACTTCCAGGGCATCTCCAACGTGGACCAGACGTACACCACCCGCGCGGTGGCCCCGATCGACGGTGGCAAGCCGAGCGACCTGCCTGGCAACGTGACCTGGCAGGAGGGTGAGGAGCGCGATGAGCCGTTCGGTACGGTGGACGGCGACATCAACCCCAACTTCAAGAAGCCGACCTCCTACCAGCCGCCGCGTCAGATGCGCATTGGCGTCCGGTACACGTTCTAG
- a CDS encoding energy transducer TonB encodes MFDSVLDRGQTPKARFGVGTTISVILHVALFVVAYVLSTRPPVEEEKEIEVTLKATMAPPPPPPPPPPPPAATSKPKTTPKKPKKPDAIVQPKEIPKEVPKEVEPTEQPEEAAEEPTEEAVEGGVEGGVAGGVVGGVVGGVIGGVVGGQLGGTGTEVLPFGAGMTRPEKVSGPSPEYTREALESRVQGTMIVKCVITVEGRVERCRVIKPLPHMEQAVMDALTSSRYKPVTFQGRPVQVDYTFTLNLKLPR; translated from the coding sequence ATGTTTGATTCAGTCCTTGACCGCGGTCAGACGCCGAAAGCGCGTTTCGGAGTGGGAACCACCATCTCGGTGATCCTACACGTCGCACTGTTCGTCGTGGCCTACGTCCTGTCCACGAGGCCACCGGTCGAGGAGGAGAAGGAGATCGAGGTGACGCTGAAGGCCACCATGGCCCCACCGCCGCCTCCGCCTCCGCCGCCCCCTCCCCCCGCGGCGACCTCCAAGCCCAAGACGACGCCGAAGAAGCCCAAGAAGCCGGACGCCATCGTCCAGCCCAAGGAGATCCCGAAAGAGGTCCCCAAGGAGGTCGAGCCGACCGAGCAGCCTGAAGAGGCCGCCGAGGAGCCGACCGAAGAGGCCGTCGAGGGCGGTGTTGAAGGTGGCGTCGCCGGCGGTGTCGTGGGCGGCGTCGTCGGTGGCGTGATTGGCGGCGTGGTCGGCGGCCAGTTGGGCGGCACCGGAACCGAAGTGCTGCCGTTCGGCGCGGGCATGACCCGCCCCGAGAAGGTCTCGGGCCCTTCGCCCGAGTACACGCGTGAAGCGCTCGAGTCGCGCGTGCAGGGAACGATGATCGTCAAGTGCGTCATCACCGTGGAAGGTCGAGTGGAGCGCTGCCGAGTCATCAAGCCCCTTCCCCACATGGAGCAGGCCGTCATGGACGCACTGACTTCGTCACGCTACAAGCCCGTGACGTTCCAGGGACGTCCAGTCCAGGTGGATTACACCTTCACCCTGAACCTGAAGCTGCCGCGCTGA
- a CDS encoding MotA/TolQ/ExbB proton channel family protein has protein sequence MQFTLIDIWHHTGTFARMIIFTLAIMSVASLVVMAERMIVFRKTRSDSRNFAAKMGAILAKGDLTTAANTNLGKDVGHLGRVINSGLTAYRISPNNKDIAVESVARALERQAQREVQSMKRGLGLLATVGSTAPFVGLLGTTMGIVNAFQLMAAAGSGGLGTISAGIAEALITTAFGLLVAIPAVMAYNFLQGWVDARSVDISESSNEFLDVVARHMGGGASSSHAA, from the coding sequence ATGCAATTCACTCTCATCGATATCTGGCACCACACGGGCACGTTCGCCCGTATGATCATCTTCACCCTGGCCATCATGTCGGTGGCGTCCCTGGTCGTGATGGCGGAGCGGATGATCGTCTTCCGGAAGACCCGGTCCGACAGCCGCAACTTCGCGGCCAAGATGGGCGCCATCCTGGCGAAGGGCGACCTGACCACCGCGGCCAACACGAACCTGGGCAAGGACGTCGGTCACCTGGGCCGCGTGATCAACTCCGGCCTCACCGCGTACCGCATCAGCCCCAACAACAAGGACATCGCGGTGGAGTCCGTGGCTCGCGCCCTGGAGCGTCAGGCGCAGCGCGAGGTGCAGAGCATGAAGCGCGGCCTGGGCCTGCTGGCCACGGTCGGTTCGACGGCGCCGTTCGTCGGTCTGCTCGGCACGACGATGGGTATCGTCAACGCGTTCCAGCTCATGGCGGCGGCCGGCTCCGGCGGTCTGGGCACCATCTCCGCGGGTATCGCCGAGGCGCTCATCACCACCGCCTTCGGTCTGCTCGTGGCCATCCCCGCCGTGATGGCGTACAACTTCCTGCAGGGCTGGGTGGATGCTCGCTCGGTGGACATCAGCGAGTCCTCCAACGAGTTCCTCGACGTGGTGGCCCGCCACATGGGCGGCGGCGCGAGCTCCTCGCACGCGGCCTGA
- a CDS encoding ExbD/TolR family protein, protein MGMSAGPKGGIKSEINVTPLVDVVLVLLIIFMVVTPMLQRGKSVELPKATEIEKEKGKDSDPLYVSITPDKKVFVENDQVDEQALQDRIAQELVKDPGKKILLKGDNTVNVGDVRKVLDVARKAKAKQIALGVEEKK, encoded by the coding sequence ATGGGAATGTCAGCTGGCCCCAAGGGGGGCATCAAGAGCGAGATCAACGTCACGCCGCTGGTGGACGTGGTGCTGGTGCTCCTCATCATCTTCATGGTCGTCACCCCCATGCTCCAGCGCGGCAAGTCCGTGGAGCTGCCGAAGGCCACCGAAATCGAGAAGGAGAAGGGGAAGGACTCGGATCCTCTCTACGTCTCCATCACCCCGGACAAGAAGGTGTTCGTGGAGAACGACCAGGTGGACGAGCAGGCCCTGCAGGACCGCATCGCGCAGGAGCTGGTGAAGGATCCGGGCAAGAAGATCCTGCTCAAGGGTGACAACACCGTGAACGTGGGCGACGTGCGCAAGGTGCTGGACGTGGCCCGCAAGGCCAAGGCCAAGCAGATCGCGCTCGGCGTCGAGGAGAAGAAGTAA
- a CDS encoding ExbD/TolR family protein, whose product MAGHKQRQWVKPQTPPNSEINVTPLVDVVLVLLIIFMVVTPLLEKDILVRVPDTEVEENQPPPDPNDQQLVVLLDKDGGYSINTEKISAADYVTRLTRMLAAKKPDEKVVFFMADDATNYGRLIAALDGAKAAGAKVLGMATELPSNAIIQGTQVDTGTPAPTPAP is encoded by the coding sequence ATGGCCGGCCACAAGCAGCGACAGTGGGTGAAGCCGCAGACGCCGCCCAACTCGGAGATCAACGTCACGCCGCTGGTGGACGTGGTGCTGGTGCTCCTCATCATCTTCATGGTCGTCACGCCCCTCCTGGAGAAGGACATCCTGGTGCGCGTGCCGGACACCGAGGTGGAGGAGAATCAGCCTCCGCCGGATCCGAATGATCAGCAGCTCGTGGTCCTGCTGGACAAGGACGGCGGCTACTCCATCAACACGGAGAAGATCTCCGCGGCCGACTACGTCACCCGGTTGACCCGGATGCTGGCGGCGAAGAAGCCGGACGAGAAGGTCGTCTTCTTCATGGCGGACGACGCGACCAACTACGGTCGGCTCATCGCGGCCCTGGACGGCGCGAAGGCGGCGGGTGCCAAGGTCCTCGGCATGGCCACCGAGCTGCCGTCGAACGCCATCATCCAGGGAACGCAGGTCGACACCGGCACGCCGGCGCCTACCCCGGCTCCCTGA
- a CDS encoding DUF2378 family protein — protein sequence MADELLVFEQTIEALFLRALQGRLTPACKERLRQAGLDVDQKLRPAYSFESWMAFLRIAAEELFPRDSVAQGTWKLGEAYIEGFRETMLGRAVLSLLRVLGPRRTLMRATQNFRAGNNYTESKLSELSPTQFELWMNEVGAYPDFTAGIIHAGLRVAGAQEVRVEPSNYDGHACTYRISWKEASVSSGVAGSGDSKAAIRSGSISSL from the coding sequence ATGGCTGACGAGCTTCTCGTCTTTGAGCAGACCATCGAAGCCCTCTTCCTCCGCGCGCTGCAGGGGCGGCTAACGCCTGCCTGCAAGGAGCGCCTGAGGCAGGCGGGGCTCGATGTGGACCAGAAACTCCGTCCCGCCTACTCCTTTGAGTCCTGGATGGCCTTCCTGCGGATCGCCGCGGAGGAGCTGTTCCCTCGGGACTCCGTCGCCCAGGGCACGTGGAAGCTGGGCGAGGCCTACATCGAGGGCTTCCGGGAGACGATGCTGGGCCGCGCGGTGCTGTCGCTGCTGCGCGTGCTGGGCCCCCGCAGGACGCTGATGAGGGCCACGCAGAACTTCCGGGCGGGCAACAACTACACGGAGTCCAAGCTCTCGGAACTCTCCCCCACCCAGTTCGAGCTGTGGATGAACGAAGTGGGGGCCTACCCTGATTTCACCGCCGGCATCATCCATGCGGGGCTCCGGGTGGCCGGAGCCCAGGAAGTGCGCGTGGAGCCGTCCAACTACGACGGCCACGCCTGCACCTACCGCATCAGCTGGAAGGAGGCCTCGGTCTCCTCGGGCGTGGCGGGAAGCGGAGACTCCAAGGCCGCCATCAGGTCCGGGTCCATCAGCTCCCTGTAG